One Mus musculus strain C57BL/6J chromosome 2, GRCm38.p6 C57BL/6J genomic window, TTTGCGCCTCCCATCAGCAGAACTGATCTTTAGGATGGTGATGGCAATGTAAACATAGGACACCAATATGATTATACCACTGAATACACCTAGGATCCCAGCCACGATGAAAAGCAAACGTTTTTTCATCTGAGTATTTGCACATGCCAGTGAGAGGACAGGAAGAAGGTCACAGAAAAAGTGATTGATGAGATTTGGACCACAGTATGGAAGGACAAATGCAGAAATAATATGGACCATAGTGCTTACAAAGCCTATGCTGTAAGGGCCAATCACTAACTGTACACAGACTCGCTGGGACATGATGAGAGTATACAGCAAAGGCTTACAGATGGCAACATACCGATCATAAGCCATGGAGGCCAGGAGGAAACATTCTGTCACTACAAACTGGCTAAATAAACAAAGCTGGATAGCACAACCTAAGAAGGAGATCACCTTTTTATCCACAAACATGTCAGACAACATCTTAGGACTTATGACAGAAGAGGAGCAGGCATCCACAAAGGACAAGTGGCTGAGAAAAAAGTACATGGGGATGTGGAGTCGAGTGTCCAGGTGAATAAGAATGATCATTCCCAGGTTCCCCAGAAGAGTTGCGAGATAAACACAGAGAAATGTCAGGAAGAGGACAATTTGGAGATGGAAGGAGGAGGTTAATCCAGTGAAGAAGAACTCAGTCACAACAGTTTGATTTCTGTGCATCATTCCTGTGGATCAACCTGTTATGACAAAGAGAGAATTTTCCAATGCAGTAGATTCACAAATGAAGCCTTAGTTAATTTAAGTTTTGTTAACTTgagttttactctttttttttctttttagggatACTGTCTTCAAAGCTTGGGTACCTTTTAGTCTGTAACATACCTCACTGAGTTCTTTGGTATATATATACAACATGAGAATTTAAGACCTAAAGTATGAACTTTGGAGATAATGTCACACATTTTCTAATTTCAAGCTCAGCatatctgtctcaaaacacctgTTTATGAACTAAGGGCATTTTAGGAAACattgaaaacatgaaaaaaaaaagtaattgtgtGACCCAGTAAATTTGGATTATCTTACCAGCTTAATCACAGGCAAGTGTTGTATGTATCACTTTCATCCCTACGCAACTTAGTCTCCATGTTGTCTATAATATAATTCACAATGCCTAAGATATAGAATGGCATACAAGAAAAAGCACTGAACCATTTGAATAAGATCTATGCAACTACCCAGCACACTTTCTCTCATGCATTCTCTGACCAGTCTATGTTCTTCCTATCATAGCCATAACTAATGATACATGTGTGGTTCACCAAAGGCTCCATTTTAAATATTGATCGTTTACAGGGTCTTTCtacaaaacaaataatttaagatataagatacaacttgccaaacgcatgaaattcaagaagaacgaagatcaaagtgtggacactttaccctttcttagaaatgggaacaaaacacccatagaaggagttacagagacaaaatttggagctgtgacaaaaggatggaccatctagtgactgccatatgcagggatccatcccataatcagcttccaaatgctgacaccactgcatacactagcaagattttgctgaaaggacccagatatagctgtctcttgtgagactatgccggggcctagcaaacacagaagtggatgatcacagtcagctattggatgggtcacacggcccctaatggaggagctagagaaattacccaaggagctaaagggaactgcaaccctataggtggaacaacaatatgaactaaccagtacccgggagctcttgtctttagctgcatatgtatcaaaagatggcctagtcggtcttcactgcaaagagaggaccattggacttgcaaactgtatatgccccagtacaggggaacgccagggccaaaaaggggcagtgggtgggtaggggattgggggggtgggtatgggggacctttgggatagcattgaaaatgtaaacgaaaaaaatacctaattaaaaaaaagaataaacacagaCAGTTCACAATTATCCAAGAGAAATAACTTATATTCACATAGCAAACTATACATAATTGTTCACCGAAGCTTCTCTTATGGtaactgagaaaaagaaaacgaaaTTCCCTTAAGTTGGTGAATTATTCAAGTATGGTACAGCCAACAACATgggtaaatataaaaaaaaatttcactGAGTTGAAGAAAAGCTAAGCCCAAAGCATCATATAATTTAACCCTTTTGTGAGATGGCTTTCTACTTGCCAGGATATTGTGACTCTGGAAGAAATGTCTTGCATTTATCTACATGGGGATGGAACATGTCTGGCTGTGGGGGGTTTTTGAACAAATACACTCTTGTGATAGAATGatcaaaaataatacaaacatgcTGTTTCCCACATCATTAGTGATCATGATGCATAACAGTCAGTCACAGAACATATTACCACTGATAAAATTGGAGAATCATTGCCAAAGATGTAAGTACATCCTTTTTTTGgtctatgtttttctttttttatttcagcATTTATTTATCAAGAATAAAATCACATGGAACAGCAGTGCTAAAGGAAGAGCAGTGCAGTAAAACCAGGGAAGAGGAACATGTAATAAAACAATCATAGCTATTTCAAAAATAGCACAAAAATAATCTTAGGGTACAGTATACCTCAGGTTGTGCTACAACCTTGGGTTGTTATCTCCAGAAACTACCAGTTGGTATCTACTGACTTTGTCTCTGGTAGTAAAAGTGGaaatggttttgttttactgAAAGCTAGTAAAGAGAAAAGTTTCCAATACTTACAGTTTAAAAGGCaatgggaggggggaagagaaaaaaCCAGGAGTGGAATCATTGAGGTTGGTCAGAAAACTATCTTAGTGTTAAAAATGTTTCATAATTTTATACTTTCTAGGCACAGCAACTAATTACTagttattcatatttttattattagatcaTAAAGATAGAAACAAATCATTTTAAGTACCACTACtaaagttatagaaaaaaatgtgagcaaaatgaggataCCCCAAATATGTCTCATATAATTGCCTCCAGTAAAGATGTTAAATACATAAAGATTTTTTATGACAATCACTATACTTTTAAACTCTGTGTTGAATATGAAATGCTGTGTGAAATGATATTCTTACTGTTTAAAAGCCCATTAGACTTTATGTTTTCCAGTCTCACCTTGGGCGTTAGCAGACTGAAAATTTAAGTGAACTGATTcagatgtgtgtttgttttccaatTAAGATTGAAGCTAAGGATGAGTGAATAAATTAGATCCCACAGAAAACAAGACTTCTCAGTTCTAACATTTGGTTAGCCAATAAATCTTCCTTCATATTTCACCAGCTCTATGCTAAGTCCTATTCCAGCTACCTCAACAGAAATCTGCTATAATATACATTCTAATTAAGTTATTTAAAGCAAAAGCCAACCATtgcctaatttatttttcatggttAGCTCACAAGTGGTACTTTCCCCTGTCACTGAATTCATTTTAGTTACTTGGCCCCTGAAAGTATTTACATATTAAATAGACCATATTTCAGAAGAAATTCACCACAAACTACTTGCCCATGTAACAATGAATTATCAAATTTATAGTTCTTTATATGAGAGTGAATTACCCTGAAAAGATATACCAATACACTTTGGCTGTCCTGGTTGTCCAGAAGGTTAAAGACTATGTAATAGCATTTTGAAGCTGAACCTTATTAAGATACTCATTTAACACTGCATATGCTACATAAGAGTGTTTTCTAAAGACTGGAAATAAATTAGTGTCAACTCCCTCAAGGAATCTGCAGCCCAAGAGATAAGGTCTATAAGGAAAttgttaaaaatttttattgttagatTTATTAGGCTATAGATGATAAATAAAGGAATAAACAGATGGGGATAGCTCATGGTTAGAACATTTTTGTAGTTTCAGTCTCATAGAAAATGTCAATGTTTATATAcaatatgatttttttataaTGTCAATCaatctaattaaaatatttactctGTGTCGGTAACAAATGAGATCTATTctctttaaatgattttatgtaAAAAGATAcagttgctttatttatttaatatttatttatttatttttgttttttaagacatggcttttttaatttttaaaattaatatattctcTCATGTATTATATCTGGACTATAGTTCTCCATGCCCCCTCCCTAgtcctcccatctcctcccttcagaaaaggcagacattccagggatatcaaccaaacatggcatatcatgttgcaataaaattaattatatccCTTCATATAAAGCTGAATAAGGTAACCCAGTAAAAGTccaagggtcccaaaagcagaaaaaaagcatCAGAAATAGGCTCTGCTTACTCTGTTAGACATCCAAGCAAAACAACAAGCCATACAACTATAACATATTTATAGAGGGCCTAGGTTAGACCCATTCAGGCTCCCTGATTATACATTCAATCTCAATGATCCCCTATGAGTCCAGGATAGTTGATACTTTGGGTTtccttgtggtgtctttgactcCTATGACTCCTACAATTCTTTGGCCACATCTTCACCATAATTCTCTGATCCccatctaatgtttgactgtgggtctttgcttctgttttcatcagttgctggatgaagtcatTCTGATGACAATTGGGTTAACTAACAaactatatatattggatatttatttatttatttattgctatttgTATTTGGTGCCAAGTGTTTGGGGGCAGGTgggacagaaacaggaaggatcATGTGGGGAAAGGATAGAGgcagagagtactgggagagacaactggaattggggGGAGGGCAATTCATGGGTGAGGAAGAAACCTACTGCAATGCAAACTCCCAGGAATTTATTAGAGTGACCCTAggtaagactcctagtaatggggggaaaattcctgaactaTTCATCTCCTATATCTAGGAAAAACTTCCAGTAGAGTGTTTGGTGGACCAACATAAACCTTCAGCTAACAATTTGCCCTGTCATCAGGATATACTGGGGTAAAGGTGACACAGAAATTGTGGAAGTGGAGATCCAATGACCAGTCCAGCCTGAGATGCATGCCTGTAGTCCACCCATGACACTGTCTGGAGTACCAGAAACCAGAAACTGGATGTCTCAGACACAGGGTTTCTTATCAAATAATATTATTGACTAGAACTATGATGCTGTGCAAAAGACCTATACACTGTAGCAGAATTAGTTTTGAGGGGAAAATCATATCAAAGACTGAGTCAAATTCAAGGGATTTGAATAAAACTCTTATCTCTAACACATTAGACAtgcatttttctttgctttgtataGATATACTTCTAAAAAAAAGGCCCTATGGGAAAATGAGTTAATTTAAATGTACAGCAACAATTATTGTACATGGACAAGGCTATGAGGACAGGCAAATTTGGGAGGGTAGACTTTTTTAAACACAGATGAATAGGAACAATAGGTTctaattttctttgctttgtaatAACTTAACTTGTGGTGCATATAACTTTCTGTTGTCCTTTAGTGTGCAAAGGATATATTTTCCTGAGAGAAATCGAGCCTCTGTAAAGTAGTATAATTGAATATGATAGAATCACTAACTCATTTGAATGTGAGCAATTGAGAGACTCTTGCAAGAGCAATGAAGATGATGTGTTGTGTGTAATTATGTGATTTACACCAAAAAAGAAGCACATTTTCATGTCTGCAGAATAAGTACACTGGTGAACTCTTCAGGGAACCTTGAAAGATGTTAACCATCACCTCTTCATTTAACTGATAGTACTGTTTCGCTTAGCACTCTGACCTGTTCTCTCCTCATGATCTTCGAAGTTATTTTGTATCAGAAATCAGATGAAAATGGTCTTACTCAAAATCCATAGGTCTTATTATCAGAATGAAATTTGAACCTGTGTAGTCTGCTGAGCTGCCAAGTCCCATAGGGCAAATTTACCCCCACAATTCTCAATCCAAATCGAAGTCATACATGTTATGCCTCAGGCCAGGGTAGTGAGTCTCTGGATTCTATCTCACCTGTCTTTTCTGAGACTTAAGTATTCCTCTGTCTATATTGCTAAGATCCTTGTAACCTGTATCTCTGAAGTGAAAAGCATCTCCATGCTAGATGTCTGTTTCAGATCTTTTTAGCTGGATTGGGCAATAGTCAATGTTACCTGCTGGGTGCCATGGTTTATGATTGTTATGCCATCTAATCCACTGCTTTATGCTCCATCTATGTAAAAGAGTTTGTACATCTATTTACTTGTATATTCCTATAAGGAGGATTGTCAGCgcaataaattttattaacaagCAACACATTCACATTGAACTTTTATGGTGATAGTGtctatgatgatttttttttctgtgatatctGGTGAAGTTGGCATGGGATGTTAAGGAGAGTTATGAGTCTGCTCTGTATGTCCTCTTAGCgtttaatgtcattttcttttttctttttattaggtatttatttcatttacatttctaatgctatcccaaaagtcccccatccactcccccacccacccactcccacttcttggccctggcattcccttgtactgaggcatataaagtttgcataaccaatgggcttctctttccactgctggctgactaggccatcttcttatacatatgcagctagagacacaagctccgtaGGGGgtagggggtattggttagttcataatgttgttccacctataaggtccccccccccagctccttgggtactttctctagctcctccattggagaccctgtgttccatccaatagctgactgtgagcatccacttctgtgtttgctaggccccggcatagtctcacaagagacagctatatctgggtcctttcagcaaaatcttgctagtgtatgcaggggtgt contains:
- the Olfr154 gene encoding olfactory receptor 154 produces the protein MMHRNQTVVTEFFFTGLTSSFHLQIVLFLTFLCVYLATLLGNLGMIILIHLDTRLHIPMYFFLSHLSFVDACSSSVISPKMLSDMFVDKKVISFLGCAIQLCLFSQFVVTECFLLASMAYDRYVAICKPLLYTLIMSQRVCVQLVIGPYSIGFVSTMVHIISAFVLPYCGPNLINHFFCDLLPVLSLACANTQMKKRLLFIVAGILGVFSGIIILVSYVYIAITILKISSADGRRKAFSTCSSHLTAVSILYGTLFFIYVRPSSSFSLDINKVVSLFYTTVIPMLNPFIYSLRNKEVKDALIRTFEKQFCYSFQDKIL